One genomic window of Fusarium keratoplasticum isolate Fu6.1 chromosome 3, whole genome shotgun sequence includes the following:
- a CDS encoding HIG1 domain-containing protein, with the protein MKILTKEEEEAHYAEVLKGGVIGGVFGATLGLAGVYFGSKRYATVRGLTLPFKSFLVTSTSTFGAIVNAERWSIAHQKAQDPRYSYRDEASRATDLIRQNQSAYERFMEYGREKRYTIVFASWLASMGVAFAIVSRSPMNTANKVVQARVYAQGLTLAVLIISAMFEMNDLKEGNSRFQTIWVVDPNDPEHKKLIEKKVHKEEYEGQDLWKDMVAAEEARLAAKKAAEHAS; encoded by the exons atgaagattctcaccaaggaagaagaggaagcccaCTACGCTGAGGTCCTCAAGGGCGGCGTCATTGGTGGTGTTTTTGGCGCGACACTCGGTCTCGCTGGTGTTTATTTCGGCTCCAAGCGCTACGCGACCGTTCGCGGTCTTACTCTTCCCTTCAAGTCTTTCCTTGTCACATCCACCAGCACATTCggtgccatcgtcaacgcTGAGCGATGGAGCATTGCCCACCAAAAGGCTCAAGACCCAAGATACAGCTACAGAGACGAGGCCTCCCGCGCTACGGATCTGATTCGACAAAACCAGAGTGCCTATGAGCGATTCATGGAGTACGGTCGGGAAAAGAGGTACACCATTGTTTTTGCATCATGGTTGGCTTCAATGGGCGTTGCATTCGCCATCGTTAGCCGATCGCCAATGAACACCGCAAACAAGGTTGTGCAAGCTCGTGTCTACGCGCAAGGCCTTACGCTTGCTGTgttgatcatctcggccatgttTGAGATGAATGATCTCAAGGAAGGCAACAGCCGATTCCAGACCATCTGGGTTGTTGATCCCAATGATCCCGAGCATAAGAAGCTcattgagaagaaggtgcACAAGGAGGAGTACGAGGGCCAGGACCTCTGGAAGG ATATGGTTGCCGCTGAGGAAGCTCGAttggctgccaagaaggctgctgagcaCGCTTCTTAA
- a CDS encoding HET domain-containing protein produces the protein MKDFSGNEITYTDVSGEAAQRKALSNLCSDCRGILQRVLDLRDGEPKWPEGKFGRGDSEQDDSDQSDKVAMRTLPDVSTLENGGKFEDSPVFLEMPEDNSMPHKSVRTELRASSLQGCLMCTWLLQSLNSRSRLSNRGLAEEWRKRPATIELDPWESHLSNRCINHYRLTLRCPAPPPSTEPLRVGELMTFDVHGKLVRPSAAPPRPYESLRGDELASLVIDVMPSSPLSQSLLTALMDLEQETPSSATWNLFGIWLRTCEEDHPECRGDAANRSQQAPARLIDIQSADRIQLVETSMLTGEKQTRRFKYATLSHCWGNTHEPQLNKSTAMTLKQGISLQELPRLYYDAVILARHLQIPYIWIDSLCIIQDSVDDWRRESSKMGSIYEGSYLCIAASAATNNSAGFLHKHSADWPQPLVHGNLVISADVDMAETNMNMSQPKWCNRMRTLSEWAVDMAPLNQRAWVLQERLFAPRILHCTADEFVWECRRGMRSESHPVLTCGGSMVKDVWRDIHQAPPDLRQPSPLLDRRLPCLDRWSQVVGFFTSLGITFPQDRLPAVSAVAKQLQPVLGNYAAGLWENFMPSQLLWRHACIIECKKKHSFRQNHSPSWSWSSLDCKAVLPKYMDEKIDNFPCAESRPFDKPVDLDAATHVKILKVNVNLSGHDVTGAVEGGRIDLTGPLFPMYRSAAFGYSPGMEAPPKPDGNWRIKWDWDDISKHEFERDASLLKDEIAATRGELGELPPQPSKATGTPLAGIDQHVLLASSFNEHV, from the exons ATGAAAGATTTCAGCGGTAACGAGATTACATACACTGACGTGTCCGGCGAAGCAGCTCAACGGAAGGCCTTGTCAAACTTATGCTCTGACTGCCGGGGTATACTCCAAAGGGTTTTGGACCTGAGAGATGGAGAACCCAAGTGGCCTGAAGGGAAGTTCGGTCGAGGCGACAGCGAGCAAGACGACTCCGATCAAAGCGACAAGGTAGCGATGAGAACTCTTCCCGATGTCAGCACCCTCGAAAACGGGGGAAAATTCGAAGATTCGCCAGTTTTCCTTGAGATGCCCGAGGACAATTCCATGCCGCACAAGTCAGTCCGCACAGAACTACGTGCATCCTCTCTGCAGGGCTGTCTCATGTGCACCTGGCTGCTTCAATCGTTGAACTCTCGATCAAGACTCTCTAACCGTGGCCTAGCTGAAGAGTGGCGGAAGCGCCCAGCTACGATAGAACTCGATCCATGGGAGAGCCACCTCAGCAACCGGTGCATCAACCATTACCGCCTGACCCTCAGATGCCCCGCGCCGCCTCCGTCTACTGAGCCTCTCCGGGTGGGCGAACTGATGACTTTCGATGTTCACGGGAAACTGGTCCGACCTTCGGCAGCGCCGCCACGGCCGTATGAGTCTCTGAGAGGCGATGAGCTCGCATCTCTTGTCATTGATGTAATGCCTTCGTCTCCTTTATCCCAGAGTCTATTGACTGCTCTGATGGACCTGGAGCAGGAAACACCCTCTTCGGCAACTTGGAACCTGTTTGGAATCTGGCTACGCACTTGTGAGGAGGACCATCCTGAATGTAGAGGAGACGCAGCCAACCGATCACAGCAAGCCCCGGCACGCCTCATCGACATTCAGTCCGCAGATCGGATACAACTCGTCGAAACGAGCATGCTTACAGGCGAGAAACAGACTCGTCGGTTCAAATATGCTACCCTTTCTCACTGCTGGGGCAATACTCACGAGCCGCAACTGAACAAAAGTACGGCAATGACTCTGAAGCAAGGAATTTCCCTCCAAGAACTTCCTAGACTATACTACGACGCCGTCATTCTCGCTCGTCATTTGCAGATTCCCTATATCTGGATTGACTCGCTGTGCATTATCCAGGACTCAGTCGATGACTGGCGTCGCGAGTCATCAAAGATGGGGTCCATCTACGAGGGCTCATATTTGTGCATTGCCGCGTCGGCAGCTACCAACAACAGTGCTGGCTTCCTCCACAAGCACAGCGCAGACTGGCCGCAACCCTTGGTCCACGGCAATCTCGTTATATCTGCGGACGTTGACATGGCAGAAACAAACATGAACATGTCACAGCCAAAATGGTGCAACAGAATGCGCACGCTCTCCGAATGGGCTGTGGATATGGCGCCTTTGAACCAGCGCGCATGGGTCCTTCAAGAGCGTCTATTCGCTCCGCGGATCCTCCACTGCACTGCCGATGAGTTCGTCTGGGAGTGTCGGAGAGGGATGAGGTCGGAAAGCCACCCCGTGTTGACCTGTGGGGGGAGTATGGTGAAAGATGTGTGGAGGGATATTCACCAGGCTCCTCCAGACTTGAGGCAACCTTCACCCCTTTTGGATCGCAGGCTACCGTGTCTTGACAGATGGAGCCAAGTTGTCGGTTTCTTCACTTCACTCGGCATAACCTTCCCGCAAGATCGACTACCCGCCGTGTCTGCTGTTGCAAAGCAATTGCAACCAGTGCTGGGAAACTACGCAGCAGGCTTATGGGAGAACTTCATGCCTAGTCAGCTCCTTTGGCGCCATGCCTGTATCATCGAGTGTAAAAAAAAGCACAGCTTTCGGCAGAACCATAGCCCATCCTGGTCATGGTCGTCACTAGACTGCAAGGCAGTACTGCCGAAATATATGGACGAGAAGATTGACAACTTCCCCTGTGCTGAGAGTCGACCTTTCGACAAACCGGTAGATCTCGACGCGGCCACGCATGTCAAGATCCTGAAGGTCAATGTCAACCTCAGCGGACACGACGTGACTGGGGCAGTTGAAGGTGGGCGCATTGATCTCACCGGGCCACTATTCCCCATGTACAGAAGTGCAGCATTTGGTTATTCACCGGGTATGGAGGCCCCGCCTAAGCCTGACGGGAATTGGAGAATCAAGTGGGACTGGGATGATATTAGCAAGCATGAATTTGAGCGAGATGCATCTTTGCTTAAAGACGAGATC GCCGCCACCCGCGGCGAGTTGGGAGAACTACCTCCGCAACCATCAAAGGCTACTGGCACTCCACTCGCCGGAATTGACCAACATGTGCTGCTTGCCAGTTCTTTCAACGAGCACGTCTAA